The proteins below are encoded in one region of Streptomyces sp. NBC_00490:
- a CDS encoding VOC family protein — protein MRLLTHLRHVDLAVPDYDKQLDFYAGVWGLTKVAEDSGISFLAAEGSPEQYVVRLRKAEEKRLDLVSYGAASADDVDTLAEELLAGGVRLISRPGKVDTPGGGYGFRFFDVDGRTIEVSADVEVRQHRRIEEKEAIPVKLSHVVLNSPDLNVTREWYERHLGFRLSDTLMHPRMGEAMHFMRISNQHHSMAIARGPHTALHHVSFEMRGIDEYLRGSGRVIRAGHRKLWGPGRHTAGDNTFTYFLDPHGNTVEYTTELELLDEDTWHPHVYDFSQPEIADQWGTANPMNELVAKESFNDVDRGVFVAPPV, from the coding sequence ATGCGTCTGCTCACCCATCTGCGGCACGTCGACCTCGCCGTGCCCGACTACGACAAGCAGCTCGACTTCTACGCCGGCGTCTGGGGCCTGACCAAGGTCGCCGAGGACTCCGGGATCTCCTTCCTCGCCGCCGAGGGCTCACCGGAGCAGTACGTGGTCCGGCTGCGCAAGGCCGAGGAGAAGCGGCTGGACCTCGTCTCGTACGGCGCCGCCTCGGCGGACGACGTGGACACCCTCGCGGAGGAACTCCTCGCGGGCGGCGTCCGGTTGATCTCCCGGCCCGGCAAGGTCGACACCCCCGGCGGCGGTTACGGCTTCCGCTTCTTCGACGTCGACGGCCGCACCATCGAGGTCTCGGCGGACGTCGAGGTCCGGCAGCACCGCAGGATCGAGGAGAAGGAGGCGATCCCGGTCAAGCTGTCGCACGTCGTCCTCAACTCACCCGATCTCAACGTCACCCGGGAGTGGTACGAGCGTCATCTGGGCTTCCGGCTCTCCGACACCCTCATGCACCCGCGCATGGGCGAGGCCATGCACTTCATGCGGATCAGCAACCAGCACCACTCCATGGCCATCGCCCGGGGCCCGCACACCGCCCTGCACCACGTCTCCTTCGAGATGCGCGGCATCGACGAGTACCTGCGCGGCTCCGGCCGGGTGATCCGGGCCGGCCACAGGAAGCTCTGGGGTCCGGGCCGGCACACAGCGGGCGACAACACCTTCACGTACTTCCTTGACCCGCACGGCAACACGGTCGAGTACACGACCGAGTTGGAGCTGCTGGACGAGGACACCTGGCACCCGCACGTCTACGACTTCTCCCAGCCCGAGATCGCCGACCAGTGGGGCACCGCCAACCCGATGAACGAGCTGGTCGCCAAGGAGTCGTTCAACGACGTCGACCGCGGCGTGTTCGTCGCCCCGCCGGTGTGA
- a CDS encoding amidohydrolase family protein: protein MTPPTVDVHAHLLIPEVEEAVAALPGLAEARALDARRNGAASLAVSGPMVRSIVPKATDVSLRLATMDAQGVDIQLVSPSPSHYHYWADEETAEKVYRLANEATAAHCAQAPDRLRGLGIVPLQHPEQAVRALSHALDQGLSGVEISSHAPGRELSDPAYEPLWALAEATGAILFLHPFGCTLDERLDRWYLSNVVGQPTENAVALSHLIFSGVLDRHPGLKIVAAHGGGYLPTHIGRSDHAWSARSDAGAGCAHPPSSYLGRIWFDSLVHDPHVLRELVRAAGADRVLLGSDFPFDMGTEDPVGALRAARLPDPDFHAVRGGNAVALLRKD from the coding sequence GTGACCCCACCCACCGTCGACGTGCACGCCCACCTCCTGATCCCGGAGGTCGAGGAGGCCGTCGCCGCACTCCCCGGCCTGGCCGAGGCCAGGGCACTGGACGCCCGCCGCAACGGCGCCGCGTCCCTCGCGGTCAGCGGCCCGATGGTCCGCTCCATCGTCCCGAAGGCGACCGACGTCTCGCTGCGACTGGCCACGATGGACGCCCAGGGCGTGGACATCCAGCTGGTCAGCCCCTCCCCCTCGCACTACCACTACTGGGCGGACGAGGAGACCGCGGAGAAGGTGTACCGCCTGGCCAACGAGGCGACGGCCGCGCACTGCGCACAGGCGCCCGACCGGCTCCGCGGGCTGGGCATCGTCCCGCTGCAACATCCCGAACAGGCGGTGCGCGCCCTCTCCCACGCCCTGGACCAGGGCCTGTCGGGAGTGGAGATCTCGTCCCACGCCCCCGGCAGGGAACTGTCCGACCCGGCCTACGAACCCCTGTGGGCCCTGGCCGAGGCAACCGGCGCGATCCTGTTCCTGCACCCCTTCGGCTGCACCCTCGACGAGCGCCTGGACCGGTGGTATCTGTCCAACGTCGTCGGCCAGCCCACGGAGAACGCCGTCGCGCTCTCCCACCTCATCTTCTCCGGAGTGCTGGACCGCCACCCCGGACTGAAGATCGTCGCCGCGCACGGCGGCGGCTATCTGCCCACCCACATCGGACGCTCCGACCACGCCTGGTCGGCCCGCTCCGACGCGGGCGCCGGCTGCGCGCACCCGCCGAGCAGCTACCTCGGGCGGATCTGGTTCGACTCCCTCGTCCACGACCCGCACGTGCTCCGGGAGTTGGTCCGGGCCGCCGGCGCCGACCGGGTGCTGCTCGGCTCCGACTTCCCCTTCGACATGGGCACCGAGGACCCCGTCGGCGCCCTGCGCGCGGCCCGGCTCCCCGACCCCGACTTCCACGCCGTACGGGGCGGCAACGCCGTCGCCCTCCTCCGGAAGGACTGA
- a CDS encoding FAD-dependent oxidoreductase has product MSTPRRVLVIGGGASGNAVTILLRRAGVTVDLIEARPDWNATNGSGITLQGNALRVLRELGVWEEVSARGYAFGSLGVTIPDGTVLHEIEDIRTGGEDLPATLGMQRPRLQQILIDAVRACGATVRLGTTAKTLEQDADGVSVRFSDDTTGRYDLVIAADGLNSATRAAIGIADKPEPTGMAIWRTPTPRPAGVTRTDLAYGGPAYIAGYCPTSENTIYAYVVEANRDRASIPPETYADEMRRLARAYGGVWPEIVEHITDPAKVNYTWFDRLLVEGSWHRGRVVLVGDAAHCCPPTIAQGAAQSLEDASVFAELLTSGRDWDEDLLQAYYERRIPRVRTVVEASVQIGQWQLDGVRDADVPGLIGRTMTILKELP; this is encoded by the coding sequence ATGAGCACACCCCGCAGAGTCCTCGTCATAGGCGGCGGCGCCTCCGGCAACGCGGTGACGATCCTGCTGCGCCGCGCCGGCGTCACGGTGGACCTCATCGAGGCCAGGCCGGACTGGAACGCCACCAACGGCTCCGGCATCACCCTGCAGGGCAACGCCCTGCGCGTGCTGCGCGAACTCGGCGTGTGGGAAGAGGTGTCGGCCCGCGGGTACGCCTTCGGCTCGCTCGGTGTGACCATCCCCGACGGGACCGTGCTCCACGAGATCGAGGACATCCGTACCGGCGGCGAGGACCTGCCCGCCACGCTCGGCATGCAGCGGCCCCGGCTCCAGCAGATCCTCATCGACGCGGTCCGCGCCTGCGGGGCCACGGTCCGGCTGGGCACCACCGCCAAGACCCTGGAACAGGACGCCGACGGTGTCTCGGTGCGCTTCAGCGACGACACCACCGGCCGCTACGACCTCGTGATCGCCGCCGACGGCCTGAACTCCGCCACCCGCGCCGCGATCGGCATCGCCGACAAACCGGAGCCGACCGGCATGGCCATCTGGCGCACGCCGACCCCGCGCCCCGCGGGCGTCACCCGCACCGACCTCGCCTACGGCGGCCCGGCCTACATCGCCGGCTACTGCCCGACCAGCGAGAACACCATCTACGCGTACGTCGTCGAGGCGAACCGCGACCGCGCCTCGATCCCGCCGGAGACCTACGCGGACGAGATGCGCCGGCTCGCGCGGGCGTACGGCGGGGTCTGGCCCGAGATCGTCGAGCACATCACGGACCCGGCGAAGGTCAACTACACGTGGTTCGACAGGCTGCTGGTGGAGGGCTCCTGGCACCGCGGCCGGGTCGTCCTCGTCGGCGACGCCGCCCACTGTTGTCCGCCCACCATCGCCCAGGGCGCTGCCCAGTCCCTGGAGGACGCCTCCGTCTTCGCCGAGCTGCTCACGAGCGGGCGGGACTGGGACGAGGACCTGTTGCAGGCGTACTACGAGCGCCGCATCCCCCGCGTGCGAACCGTCGTCGAGGCGTCCGTGCAGATCGGGCAGTGGCAGCTGGACGGTGTCCGCGACGCCGACGTGCCCGGGCTGATCGGCCGCACGATGACCATCCTGAAGGAACTGCCGTGA
- a CDS encoding cyclase family protein — protein sequence MTLDRTDPEGAIAEAAKAYSNWGRWGEDDVLGTLNFLDEAKRREGAALVRRGVSFSLSQSFDMNGPQKGWRRRTNPVHTMLDTGTDAALGNQGFPHGIGGADDVIAMPLQCSTQWDGLGHIFDHGNAWNGRRAEKVVTSDGDLVTGIEHMAPHVAGRGVLLDVGQVIGSDGELPDGFAVTEEHLTAASEAHGVRVGRGDIVTVRTGRLARARREGWGDYAGGGSAGLSFTTAGWLHRTEIAAIATDTWGFEVRPNEFEHAFQPLHQVAIPHIGLLIGEMWDLDALAADCAADGAYEFWLTAAPLPITGAVGSPVNPIAVK from the coding sequence GTGACGCTCGACCGGACCGACCCCGAGGGCGCCATCGCCGAGGCCGCCAAGGCGTACTCCAACTGGGGGCGTTGGGGTGAGGACGACGTGCTCGGCACGCTCAACTTCCTCGACGAGGCCAAGCGGCGCGAGGGTGCCGCGCTCGTCCGGCGGGGCGTGAGCTTCTCGCTGTCGCAGTCCTTCGACATGAACGGTCCGCAGAAGGGGTGGCGGCGGCGCACCAACCCGGTGCACACCATGCTCGACACCGGTACCGACGCGGCCCTCGGCAACCAGGGCTTCCCGCACGGCATCGGCGGCGCCGACGACGTGATCGCGATGCCGTTGCAGTGCTCGACACAGTGGGACGGGCTCGGGCACATCTTCGACCACGGCAACGCCTGGAACGGACGGCGGGCCGAGAAGGTCGTCACCTCCGACGGTGACCTCGTCACCGGCATCGAGCACATGGCACCGCATGTCGCCGGTCGGGGCGTACTCCTCGACGTCGGCCAAGTGATCGGCTCAGACGGCGAGTTGCCCGACGGTTTCGCCGTCACCGAGGAGCACCTGACCGCGGCCTCCGAGGCCCACGGCGTGCGGGTCGGCCGCGGCGACATCGTCACCGTACGGACCGGACGCCTCGCCCGGGCCCGGCGCGAGGGCTGGGGCGACTACGCGGGCGGTGGCTCCGCCGGGCTGTCGTTCACCACGGCGGGCTGGCTGCACCGCACCGAGATCGCCGCGATCGCCACCGACACCTGGGGCTTCGAGGTACGGCCCAACGAGTTCGAGCACGCCTTCCAGCCGCTGCACCAGGTCGCCATCCCGCACATCGGCCTGCTGATCGGCGAGATGTGGGACCTCGACGCGCTCGCCGCCGACTGCGCCGCGGACGGTGCGTACGAGTTCTGGCTCACCGCCGCGCCCCTGCCCATCACCGGGGCCGTCGGCTCCCCGGTGAACCCGATCGCCGTCAAGTAA
- a CDS encoding fumarylacetoacetate hydrolase family protein: MPVKPAAFSGPFALGTFSAPGEAPFPGLVVPEGHVLDLRTALGEPALTTRAVFERWAELLPRLHELAADARADRRTLDALHVHAPVEPRQVFQSGANYRQHVIDLELAHRSPDDPRTVEEARAETAELMDRRAAEDLPYVFIGLPSAITGPYDDVVLPSWAEQPDWELELAAVISRPAYRVSVEAALEYVAGYTIANDLTDRATVFRRDMKAIGTDWLRSKNAPGFTPLGPWIVPASSIADPGDLRVTLRLNGETMQDESTKDMLFGVARIVSYASQSARLLPGDLVLTGSPAGNGMHWGRLLRDGDVMDGSITGLGAQRTRCTAEVPR; encoded by the coding sequence ATGCCCGTGAAACCCGCAGCTTTCTCCGGACCGTTCGCCCTCGGCACCTTCTCCGCCCCCGGCGAGGCTCCCTTCCCCGGCCTGGTGGTCCCCGAGGGGCACGTGCTGGATCTCCGTACGGCCCTCGGCGAACCCGCTCTGACGACCCGCGCGGTCTTCGAACGCTGGGCCGAGCTGCTCCCGCGTCTGCACGAGCTGGCGGCGGACGCGCGGGCGGACCGGCGGACGCTCGACGCCCTGCACGTCCACGCTCCCGTCGAGCCCCGCCAGGTCTTCCAGTCCGGCGCCAACTACCGGCAGCACGTGATCGACCTGGAGCTCGCCCACCGCTCCCCCGACGACCCGCGCACGGTCGAGGAGGCGCGGGCCGAGACCGCCGAGCTCATGGACCGCCGGGCCGCCGAGGACCTGCCGTACGTCTTCATCGGACTGCCGAGCGCGATCACCGGCCCGTACGACGACGTCGTGCTCCCGTCCTGGGCCGAACAGCCGGACTGGGAGCTGGAGTTGGCGGCCGTGATCTCCCGGCCCGCCTACCGGGTGTCCGTCGAGGCGGCCCTGGAGTACGTCGCCGGGTACACCATCGCCAACGACCTCACCGACCGCGCCACCGTTTTCCGCCGGGACATGAAGGCCATCGGCACGGACTGGCTGCGCAGCAAGAACGCGCCCGGCTTCACCCCGCTCGGCCCGTGGATCGTGCCCGCCTCGTCGATCGCCGACCCCGGTGACCTGCGGGTCACGCTCCGGCTGAACGGGGAGACGATGCAGGACGAGTCGACCAAGGACATGCTCTTCGGCGTCGCGCGGATCGTGTCGTACGCCTCCCAGAGCGCCCGACTCCTCCCCGGGGACCTGGTGTTGACGGGCTCCCCGGCCGGAAACGGCATGCACTGGGGCCGGTTGCTGCGGGACGGCGATGTGATGGACGGGTCGATCACGGGTCTGGGTGCCCAGCGCACGCGCTGTACCGCGGAGGTGCCCCGGTGA
- a CDS encoding LysR family transcriptional regulator, with protein MNLASLDLNLVVALRALLEERNVTRAGRRVGLSQPAMSAALARLRRHFDDDLLSRVGGHYELTALGQVLLDRTSTACDLLERLFTSQADFDPAVEEREFTIVSSDYAVAVFGAELARTVHREAPGIRLRFVQTPTGIVEQAGTLLSTTEGVLMPHGIISGFPTTELYRDQWVFLVADDHPDVGERLTRDDVARLPWVTYQRTYDAPAVRQLGMLGIEPKVEVSVDSFTVLPFLVAGTRRIALVQALLAERLRGVAPVRIMEAPYESVPLQEALWWHPVHTHDAAHMWLRETAARVGASVTGHDVRAAQGQGHPADG; from the coding sequence GTGAACCTGGCCAGCCTCGACCTCAACCTGGTGGTCGCCCTGCGCGCCCTCCTGGAGGAGCGCAACGTCACCCGCGCCGGGCGCCGGGTCGGTCTGAGCCAGCCCGCGATGAGCGCGGCCCTGGCCCGGCTGCGCCGCCACTTCGACGACGACCTGCTCTCCCGCGTCGGCGGCCACTACGAGCTGACCGCGCTCGGCCAGGTCCTCCTCGACCGCACCTCCACCGCCTGCGATCTGCTGGAACGCCTCTTCACCAGCCAGGCCGACTTCGATCCGGCGGTCGAGGAGCGGGAGTTCACGATCGTGTCCTCCGACTACGCGGTCGCCGTCTTCGGCGCCGAACTCGCCCGCACGGTCCACCGGGAGGCGCCCGGCATCCGGCTGCGCTTCGTCCAGACCCCGACCGGCATAGTCGAGCAGGCCGGCACCCTGCTGAGCACCACCGAGGGAGTGCTCATGCCGCACGGCATCATCAGCGGCTTCCCCACCACCGAGCTCTATCGGGACCAGTGGGTCTTCCTGGTCGCCGACGACCATCCGGACGTCGGCGAGCGGCTCACCCGGGACGATGTGGCGCGGCTGCCCTGGGTGACGTACCAGCGCACCTACGACGCCCCGGCGGTCCGCCAGCTCGGCATGCTCGGCATCGAACCCAAGGTCGAGGTGTCCGTCGACAGCTTCACGGTGCTGCCGTTCCTGGTCGCCGGGACCCGTCGCATCGCCCTGGTCCAGGCGCTCCTCGCCGAGCGGCTGCGCGGCGTGGCCCCCGTGCGGATCATGGAGGCGCCCTACGAGTCCGTGCCTCTCCAGGAAGCCCTGTGGTGGCATCCGGTGCACACCCACGATGCCGCGCACATGTGGCTGCGCGAGACGGCGGCACGGGTCGGGGCCTCGGTGACGGGACACGACGTCCGGGCGGCCCAGGGACAGGGGCATCCAGCCGACGGATGA
- a CDS encoding MFS transporter: protein MPGSVPLRAPLLMAGSCLPVLGAVLIAPVLPKMQDHFDSVPGAKTLVPVVLTVPALALALLAPFAGVIVDRLGRRRLLVVATVLYALFGTAPLWLDSLGAIVASRVLVGITEAAIMTCCTTLIGDYYTGRVRDRYLALQTMCASASATAFFVIGGAAGSAGWRAPFWIYAVGLLLAPLMATALPRLRQDDAPEELTTGSRPFPVRRLAGICALTVFGAMVFYTVPVETAYLLDDLGITSTGVIGLATALASAATVAGSIAFTKLPGTPASRLPVVFALCGTGFVVMALASGPVLLIAGAVLNCLGTGVLLPSLLTVAMSGLEYADRGRGTGLWTAAFFFGEFVCPLILIGLESVVGSLATAVGVLGLASGLVAGGLLLAGRSAVVEHEHAA, encoded by the coding sequence ATGCCCGGATCCGTACCCCTGCGCGCCCCTCTCCTGATGGCCGGCAGCTGTCTGCCCGTCCTCGGCGCGGTCCTGATCGCCCCCGTGCTGCCGAAGATGCAGGACCACTTCGACTCGGTGCCCGGTGCCAAGACGCTCGTCCCCGTGGTCCTGACCGTCCCGGCGCTGGCGCTCGCCCTGCTGGCACCCTTCGCGGGCGTCATCGTCGACCGGCTGGGCCGCCGACGCCTGCTGGTCGTGGCGACCGTGCTGTACGCGCTCTTCGGCACCGCCCCGCTCTGGCTCGACTCGCTCGGCGCGATCGTCGCCTCCCGGGTCCTGGTCGGCATCACCGAGGCCGCGATCATGACCTGCTGCACCACACTGATCGGCGACTACTACACGGGCCGGGTCCGGGACCGCTATCTCGCCCTGCAGACCATGTGCGCCTCCGCCTCCGCCACCGCGTTCTTCGTGATCGGCGGCGCGGCCGGCTCGGCGGGCTGGCGCGCACCCTTCTGGATCTACGCGGTCGGCCTGCTGCTGGCCCCCCTCATGGCGACCGCCCTGCCCAGGCTCCGCCAGGACGACGCCCCCGAAGAACTCACCACCGGCTCACGCCCGTTCCCCGTACGACGGCTGGCCGGCATCTGCGCGCTGACCGTGTTCGGTGCCATGGTCTTCTACACCGTGCCCGTCGAAACGGCCTACCTCCTCGACGACCTGGGCATCACCTCCACCGGCGTCATCGGCCTGGCCACCGCCCTCGCCAGTGCCGCCACGGTGGCCGGATCGATCGCGTTCACCAAACTGCCGGGCACCCCCGCGAGCCGGCTGCCCGTGGTGTTCGCGCTGTGCGGCACCGGGTTCGTGGTCATGGCCCTGGCGAGCGGCCCCGTGCTCCTGATCGCGGGCGCCGTGCTCAACTGCCTTGGTACGGGCGTCCTGTTGCCGTCCCTGCTCACCGTCGCGATGTCCGGGCTGGAGTACGCCGACCGCGGGCGCGGCACCGGACTGTGGACCGCGGCGTTCTTCTTCGGCGAGTTCGTCTGCCCGCTGATCCTGATCGGGCTGGAGTCCGTGGTCGGGAGTCTGGCCACCGCGGTCGGTGTCCTGGGGCTCGCCTCGGGGCTGGTCGCGGGCGGACTGCTGCTCGCGGGACGGTCGGCGGTCGTGGAGCACGAGCACGCCGCCTAG
- a CDS encoding ABC transporter substrate-binding protein, whose translation MITSVHPSRRDEAPVRIGVLVPLTRPGWVEAGRHVLAGLELAARDVNDTGGIAGRPLELVVRDTAADPEKAAAAVDELAGLGVAALAGEYHSVVARAAAGRADALGVPFLCSSAVLDGLTERPTDWVARLSPPQSRGWRVYADFLLGAGHSRIAVATQPSVYWASGTRVLRDHLAERGGTVVELDMSALAPAAVCDALVERRATALLLLVGHPEPAVPVVESVRRDRRLAEVLIGAPAGQPELAEWAALLGDHGAGVPFLRYLPERLTSLGTRVEAALRERLGEVPSFVAFEGYDTVAVLADLLRTHGTDRAGIAGSWPRVAVEGTRGRIGFSRTPGVSVWQWASPPVQVVDRDPAEPGRFRILHTGRDTG comes from the coding sequence ATGATCACCTCGGTGCACCCATCCCGGCGGGACGAAGCGCCCGTCCGGATCGGCGTTCTCGTTCCGCTCACCCGCCCCGGCTGGGTCGAGGCGGGCCGGCATGTGCTCGCGGGCCTCGAACTGGCCGCTCGCGACGTCAACGACACCGGCGGGATCGCCGGCAGACCCCTGGAGCTGGTGGTCCGGGACACCGCGGCCGATCCGGAGAAGGCCGCCGCGGCCGTGGACGAGTTGGCCGGCCTGGGTGTGGCCGCCCTGGCCGGGGAGTATCACAGCGTCGTCGCGCGAGCCGCCGCCGGCCGTGCCGACGCCCTCGGGGTGCCGTTCCTCTGCTCGTCGGCGGTGCTCGACGGGCTCACGGAACGGCCGACGGACTGGGTCGCGCGCCTCTCGCCGCCGCAGTCCCGCGGCTGGCGGGTCTACGCGGACTTCCTCCTCGGCGCGGGCCACAGCCGTATCGCCGTGGCGACGCAGCCGAGTGTCTACTGGGCGTCCGGGACCCGCGTCCTGCGGGACCACCTCGCCGAGCGCGGCGGCACCGTCGTCGAACTGGACATGAGCGCGCTCGCGCCCGCCGCGGTGTGCGACGCGCTCGTCGAGCGGCGCGCCACAGCCCTCCTGCTTCTGGTCGGACACCCGGAGCCGGCCGTTCCGGTCGTCGAGTCCGTCCGCCGCGACCGGCGTCTCGCCGAGGTCCTGATCGGTGCGCCGGCCGGGCAGCCGGAGCTCGCCGAATGGGCCGCGCTGCTGGGTGATCACGGTGCCGGGGTGCCGTTCCTGCGCTATCTGCCCGAGCGCCTCACCTCGCTCGGAACACGGGTCGAGGCCGCCCTTCGTGAGCGGCTCGGTGAGGTGCCCTCCTTCGTCGCCTTCGAGGGCTACGACACGGTCGCCGTCCTCGCCGATCTGCTGCGTACTCATGGCACGGACCGGGCGGGCATCGCCGGTTCCTGGCCGCGCGTCGCGGTCGAGGGGACACGCGGGCGGATCGGGTTCTCCCGCACTCCGGGCGTCAGTGTGTGGCAGTGGGCCTCGCCGCCGGTCCAGGTCGTGGATCGCGATCCGGCGGAACCCGGCCGCTTCCGGATCCTGCACACGGGCCGAGACACGGGCTGA
- a CDS encoding SGNH/GDSL hydrolase family protein, which yields MTENGPLRYVALGDSQTEGCGDGDDVRGLRGWADRLAEHLARDTPELLYANLAVRGRLAGQVRDEQLAPALALEPGLATVVAGVNDLLRPRFDADEVAGHLEAMFAALTAQGARVATVTFPDVGRITPLARPIGLRIIALNDRIRQAAARHAVVVAETSHHPVVTDPRLWSPDRLHASPLGHARIAAAVADALGLPGSDDGWTRPLPVDPRPASGLRAVGGELRWAGSFLGPWLLRRVRGRSSGDGRQAKRPELLAMPRPAAMHSLD from the coding sequence ATGACGGAGAACGGACCTCTGCGGTACGTCGCCCTCGGTGACAGCCAGACCGAAGGGTGCGGCGACGGCGACGACGTACGGGGACTGCGCGGCTGGGCCGACCGGCTCGCCGAGCACCTCGCCCGGGACACACCGGAGCTCCTCTACGCCAACCTCGCCGTGCGCGGCCGGCTCGCCGGGCAGGTGCGGGACGAACAGCTCGCGCCCGCCCTCGCGTTGGAGCCCGGCCTCGCCACGGTCGTCGCCGGGGTCAACGACCTGCTGCGGCCCCGCTTCGACGCCGACGAGGTGGCCGGGCACCTGGAGGCGATGTTCGCCGCACTCACCGCGCAGGGCGCCCGCGTGGCGACGGTGACCTTCCCGGACGTCGGCCGGATCACCCCGCTGGCCCGCCCGATCGGCCTCCGGATCATCGCCCTCAACGACCGCATCCGACAGGCCGCCGCCCGGCACGCAGTCGTGGTCGCCGAGACCTCCCACCACCCGGTCGTGACCGACCCGCGCCTGTGGAGCCCCGACCGGCTGCACGCAAGCCCGCTCGGCCACGCCCGGATCGCCGCCGCTGTGGCCGACGCCCTCGGCCTGCCGGGCAGCGACGACGGCTGGACCCGCCCGCTGCCCGTCGATCCACGCCCGGCCTCCGGTCTGCGGGCGGTCGGCGGCGAGTTGCGCTGGGCCGGCTCCTTCCTCGGTCCCTGGCTCCTTCGGCGGGTCCGGGGACGGTCGTCCGGCGACGGCCGGCAGGCCAAGCGGCCCGAACTGCTCGCGATGCCCCGGCCCGCTGCCATGCACTCCCTTGACTAA